TACCTTCCGCATTAAACCAACGTGTTCCAGTAATTAAATTTCGTGCATTTGCGTTCTCGCCCGTCAGCTGAAATCCAATCAAATGGCTGCGATTATATAGCCAACCACCTGGAACCACACTATAGTTCTCTTGATTCCAACCGGTTGGATGGATGCTCGAAATACTTCCGCGCTCTTCAGCTGGCATTAACTCCACGCCCAGAACAGCATTTGCTTCAGTCACACGGCCAAGGTGATCCAAGGCGCCATAGTCTTCCCATGCCTCGGTCGAACTTAAATCGGCGTTGGTGAACAGGGGTATGTTATTATTTATTTCAACATAAGTATATCCATTCGCTATCGGTGGTGTCGCTTGATGAATGGTATCGCGTTCGGTAGCCAACTTCTCTTCAGCTGCTGCGGACTCTGCCTGCGCTTTCGATTCTGCTTCTTCTTTTTGTTTAGCAGCTTCCTCTTTTGCTTTTGACTCGGCCACCTCTTGTTTTTTACGTTCTTCTTCCTCTGCTTCCTTCGCCTTTGCAGCTGCTTCTTTTGCTTCTGCCGGGGCCTTACTTTCCAAATCCTCAACAGGGGTGGATTCAACCACCTCGGAAACCCGTGCGCTATTCGTTTCCTCTGCCACTTTTTCGGGTTCGGCCGGCTTCGCACCTAAGAATAGTGTACTCGCCGCTAACAGACCGATTGCATAATTCCGCATTTTTTTATCTGGATTTTTCTTTATAAAATAAAAAATGCAGCCTGCTGAAAATAGAAACACTGCCGCCGGAAACAACACAGTGAGAAATAATGCCGCCACAATAAATGTGATTTTTTTCACTTTAATATCCCCTTCTGTATATGAATGACTACATTCAACATACATCAGGCCCTTGAAACCGTCAATCCATTCTTTCAAAAATGATTAAAAACCACTGAGAGAATGATGAAAGCTGTTGACATCCTCTCTTAAAATTGCGATATTCATACGAGGTATAATTTTGGAGGCGTTACATGAAAGTTAAAGAGATATTTATTGTTGGTTTTATGCTGTTTGCCATGTTTTTTGGAGCGGGAAATTTAATCTTTCCAATTGCACTTGGCTTTCAAAGCGGTAGCAATTTTTGGCCGGCCATTCTGGGATTTATTTTAACTGGCGTAGGGCTGCCCTTAGTTTCTGTCATCGTTGGTTCGATTTCAGAAAATGGTTACCGGGATTTATTACATAAAATTCATCCCACCTATTCAGTGGTCTTCTTGTTAATCATCTATTTAACAATTGGTCCCTTCTTTGCAATTCCAAGAACAGCAACAACAGCATACGAAATCGGAGTCGTCCCATTTTTGGGCACATCCACCAGCATGGGTTTATTTATTTTTTCACTCTTATTCTTCCTGATTGTCTTACTGGTCGCACTGAGCCCAAGCAATCTGGCAGATAATATTGGTAAATACTTAACGCCCGCCTTACTCATTACGATGTTACTGTTAATCGTACGGACAATCGCGCTCTATCGTTCAAACGAAACCCAAACACTGGTGATGGAAACACCCTTTGTTGTCGGTTTCTCTGAAGGTTACCTAACAATGGATGCCATTGCGGCGATTGCTTTTTCGATT
This genomic interval from Jeotgalibaca porci contains the following:
- a CDS encoding DNA/RNA non-specific endonuclease — encoded protein: MKKITFIVAALFLTVLFPAAVFLFSAGCIFYFIKKNPDKKMRNYAIGLLAASTLFLGAKPAEPEKVAEETNSARVSEVVESTPVEDLESKAPAEAKEAAAKAKEAEEEERKKQEVAESKAKEEAAKQKEEAESKAQAESAAAEEKLATERDTIHQATPPIANGYTYVEINNNIPLFTNADLSSTEAWEDYGALDHLGRVTEANAVLGVELMPAEERGSISSIHPTGWNQENYSVVPGGWLYNRSHLIGFQLTGENANARNLITGTRWFNAEGMIPFENFIANYIETTENHVRYRVTPYFEGDNLLASGIYMEGMSIEDNGEALMFHIYVPNIQPSVHLDYATGLSWTDEPEPEPEVVEEVPVVETVVEEAPIETEVNDVTTVDTNGNGQVTIQEAKDAGFSMPIYSDHWLYPYMIDRDGDGMVGE